Proteins from a genomic interval of Haloterrigena sp. KLK7:
- a CDS encoding ABC transporter substrate-binding protein, with translation MIGIYIYDTITREGMVRRLMGESSNRIATDRAPQSSISRRQYLASGTAVGVGAALGGCLGSDDGLTVGYALPFTGTYAMLGESIVNGFELYLEQSDGEIDGQEVETVKRDTEADTNRGVDVTRELMVEEQADAIVGPVSSSVAIAMMQTIENEASAIWLNANAGDYRVVEEGCLNYHFRTSFNDWQTSAPLAEWVYDNVADNVCLAYADYAFGQNSKNFFQKAFEEVGGEVVDEVGAPLGTDDYSTYLSDIESSGADAVFSFFAGSDAVNYISDFADYGLDAEMTQVGSGFLLSEDTLPAQGEAALGMYSLLHYTPTQETDRNQEFIGNYREAYDSSANVYACQGYDSAQAFAAAVAEAGSSDPDEMANALGGMELDSPRGSFWFNSETHEAIQNMYVREVVESDRDQPVENQVVETIDSVEGPNWGCNLE, from the coding sequence ATGATCGGAATTTATATATATGATACTATCACACGGGAGGGTATGGTTCGCAGACTCATGGGTGAGAGTAGCAACCGGATAGCCACTGATCGGGCGCCTCAGTCGTCGATATCGAGACGCCAGTATCTAGCGAGCGGTACAGCAGTAGGTGTCGGAGCCGCACTCGGCGGCTGTCTCGGTAGCGATGACGGATTGACTGTGGGATACGCGCTGCCGTTTACCGGTACCTACGCGATGCTCGGCGAGAGTATCGTCAACGGGTTCGAGCTGTACCTCGAGCAGAGCGACGGTGAGATCGACGGTCAGGAAGTCGAGACTGTCAAGCGCGACACCGAGGCTGACACGAACCGTGGTGTCGACGTGACCCGAGAGCTCATGGTCGAAGAACAGGCCGATGCGATCGTTGGGCCGGTCTCGAGCAGCGTCGCGATCGCCATGATGCAGACGATCGAAAACGAGGCAAGCGCGATCTGGCTGAACGCGAACGCGGGTGATTACCGCGTCGTGGAGGAGGGCTGTCTGAACTACCACTTCCGCACGTCGTTCAACGATTGGCAGACGAGCGCACCACTCGCGGAATGGGTGTACGATAACGTCGCAGACAACGTCTGTCTGGCCTACGCCGACTACGCGTTCGGGCAGAACTCGAAGAACTTCTTCCAGAAGGCGTTCGAGGAGGTCGGCGGCGAGGTCGTCGACGAAGTCGGTGCTCCGTTGGGGACTGACGACTACTCGACGTACTTGAGCGACATCGAAAGCAGCGGTGCCGACGCGGTGTTTTCATTCTTCGCGGGGAGCGACGCCGTAAACTACATTTCGGACTTCGCCGACTACGGTCTCGACGCGGAGATGACCCAGGTTGGGAGCGGGTTCCTGCTGTCGGAGGACACGCTTCCCGCACAGGGCGAAGCGGCGCTGGGTATGTACTCACTGCTCCACTACACGCCGACCCAGGAGACCGACCGGAACCAAGAGTTCATCGGGAACTATCGCGAGGCGTACGATAGCTCGGCGAATGTCTATGCCTGTCAAGGGTACGATTCCGCGCAGGCGTTCGCCGCCGCCGTCGCAGAAGCGGGCAGTTCGGACCCCGACGAGATGGCAAACGCGCTCGGCGGAATGGAGCTCGACAGCCCGCGGGGCAGTTTCTGGTTCAACTCCGAGACGCACGAGGCGATTCAGAACATGTACGTTCGAGAGGTCGTCGAAAGCGACAGGGACCAACCCGTCGAGAATCAAGTCGTCGAGACGATCGACTCGGTCGAAGGCCCTAACTGGGGATGCAACCTTGAGTAG
- a CDS encoding CoA-transferase has translation MTANMEPLDVAVSRINAGSTIAAGLALEHAIPFAVGHELLRQGVGGLTVVGPISDLLFDQLIGGGAVSDVRAAWVGNVSARTGYRFREAAENGEVTVEDHSNFSIALALQAGAMGVPYLPTRSLLGSDIFEQNDRFTEATDPFDGEPLVLVPALKPDWAIVHAQRASPDGDAHLWGNTGIVEPAVGAAENVLVTAEEIVEPAVIKSDSSRVAITRDQVTSVVECPFGAHPSPVTGYYNRDNDYYLRYNRQTETANGFEDWASKWVYGVSGREEYATLVDTELEITEPTVAAEVQYGQ, from the coding sequence ATGACGGCAAATATGGAGCCACTGGACGTCGCGGTATCGCGTATCAACGCTGGGAGTACAATCGCCGCCGGACTCGCACTGGAACACGCGATCCCGTTTGCAGTGGGGCATGAACTCCTCCGGCAGGGTGTCGGAGGACTGACCGTGGTCGGACCGATCAGCGACCTGCTCTTCGATCAACTGATCGGCGGCGGTGCGGTATCCGACGTCCGCGCCGCGTGGGTCGGGAACGTCAGCGCTAGAACCGGCTACCGGTTCCGAGAGGCCGCCGAGAACGGGGAAGTTACCGTCGAAGATCACTCTAACTTCAGTATCGCGCTCGCGTTGCAGGCCGGTGCGATGGGTGTCCCGTACCTCCCGACGCGCTCGCTGCTCGGAAGCGACATCTTCGAACAAAACGATCGATTCACCGAGGCGACCGATCCGTTCGACGGAGAGCCGCTCGTGCTCGTCCCGGCGCTCAAGCCCGATTGGGCGATCGTTCATGCACAGCGTGCAAGTCCGGATGGAGACGCCCACCTCTGGGGGAACACCGGTATCGTCGAACCAGCGGTCGGTGCGGCAGAGAACGTTCTGGTAACCGCCGAGGAAATCGTCGAACCGGCCGTCATCAAGAGCGATTCGAGTAGGGTCGCGATTACGCGAGACCAGGTCACCAGCGTCGTCGAATGCCCGTTCGGAGCGCACCCGTCGCCGGTAACCGGATACTACAACCGGGACAACGATTACTACCTTCGGTACAACCGTCAAACGGAGACGGCGAACGGGTTCGAGGACTGGGCCAGCAAGTGGGTATACGGCGTTAGCGGCCGCGAAGAGTACGCGACGCTCGTCGACACTGAACTCGAGATCACCGAACCGACCGTCGCCGCAGAGGTGCAGTATGGTCAGTGA
- a CDS encoding CoA-transferase — protein sequence MVSEDYTDRELMVTTAARELEDGETAFVGMRLPLIAFQVAVSTHAPNAMAVYESGVIRDAPADGFVHTMCDLPNLNRAVATTGMIDVMSRLQRGDIDVGFLGGAEIDRYGNLNTTRVAAGDREIRLPGSGGACDIACMADRTVLLMPHESRRFAEEVNYVTSPGYPADGNGRDDHPAPGGGPSALVTSKATFGFDERGELYLRTVHPGADVADVLAAFPWEVQTADDVGEGTVKTTSKPTDEEFELVRTFDPDGFWT from the coding sequence ATGGTCAGTGAGGACTATACGGACCGCGAACTGATGGTCACCACCGCCGCCCGCGAGCTCGAGGACGGTGAGACCGCGTTCGTCGGCATGCGGCTGCCACTGATCGCGTTTCAGGTCGCGGTCAGCACGCACGCGCCGAACGCGATGGCCGTATACGAGAGCGGCGTCATTCGCGATGCACCCGCGGATGGCTTCGTTCATACGATGTGCGACCTGCCGAACCTGAATCGCGCCGTCGCGACGACGGGCATGATCGACGTCATGTCCCGACTCCAGCGCGGCGACATCGACGTCGGCTTCCTCGGCGGTGCCGAAATCGACCGCTACGGAAACCTGAACACGACTCGAGTGGCCGCCGGCGATCGAGAGATTCGACTCCCGGGCAGCGGTGGCGCCTGCGACATCGCGTGTATGGCCGATCGGACTGTCCTTCTCATGCCACACGAATCGCGTCGCTTTGCTGAAGAAGTGAACTACGTGACGAGCCCCGGATATCCGGCCGATGGAAACGGTCGCGACGACCATCCCGCGCCCGGCGGTGGCCCGAGCGCGCTTGTCACGTCGAAAGCGACGTTCGGATTCGACGAACGCGGTGAACTCTATCTCCGCACCGTTCATCCCGGTGCCGACGTCGCAGACGTTCTCGCGGCCTTCCCGTGGGAAGTACAGACAGCCGACGACGTTGGTGAGGGTACCGTCAAGACGACGTCCAAGCCGACCGACGAGGAATTCGAATTGGTTCGGACGTTCGATCCGGACGGGTTCTGGACGTAG